A genomic segment from Panthera tigris isolate Pti1 chromosome A1, P.tigris_Pti1_mat1.1, whole genome shotgun sequence encodes:
- the LOC122230741 gene encoding cuticle collagen 2-like produces METFPGGAPGERSAPASPGAAVVSRARTGVTGRHGGRPGAGAGTPGSEKTAPPQRGGRKAGRLRPARPFGGAVRPPSPAPRCLGPEERRPRPPRWFLAPVLLSRPLATLPRAPRSWQRARLPAGLLGVGWASSSGPGLPSPHSQPRSIAPWRGGSPAPTATVRASPLGLSGQRGLPWCGQVGVAVQSPDGEIGAFCLPSLIQDSGGRGGGRLRSTRAHVELRAAGGLRSLHSRNSTQAPGNGTSPEGPLPQDRAQHPRTSPEGHTQGVAMCVARFVSCCAAGRKQEQADSRAAGSCPPK; encoded by the exons ATGGAGACATTTCCAGGCGGAGCACCTGGCGAGCGGAGCGCGCCGGCGTCCCCAGGCGCCGCGGTCGTCAGCCGAGCCCGCACCGGCGTGAC GGGCAGGCACGGGGGGCgccctggggcgggggcagggacgCCGGGCTCAGAGAAGACGGCGCCGCCACAACGGGGCGGCAGGAAGGCAGGCCGCCTCCGTCCGGCCAGACCCTTCGGGGGGGCTGTTAGGCCGCCCTCCCCCGCGCCCCGCTGTCTTGGGCCAGAGGAACGGCGCCCGAGACCGCCTCGCTGGTTCTTGGCCCCAGTTCTCCTGAGTCGCCCGTTGGCCACGCTACCCCGCGCTCCGAGGAGCTGGCAGAGGGCTCGGCTGCCCGCAGGCCTCCTGGGAGTAGGCTGGGCGAGCAGCTCCGGGCCCGGGCTTCCTTCCCCGCACTCCCAGCCCCGCAGCATCGCCCCTTGGCGCGGAGGGAGCCCAGCTCCCACGGCTACTGTCCGGGCGAGTCCACTCGGGCTGTCCGGGCAGCGGGGACTGCCTTGGtgtgggcaggtgggggtggcTGTACAAAG CCCTGATGGGGAGATAGGCGCATTCTGCCTGCCTTCGCTCATTCAAGACAGCGGTGGCCGTGGAGGCGGGCGTCTGAGAAGCACCAGGGCCCACGTGGAGCTCAGGGCAGCCGGCGGCCTCCGGAGTCTCCACAGCCGGAACAGCACCCAGGCCCCTGGAAACGGCACCTCCCCAGAAG GACCCCTTCCCCAGGACCGTGCACAGCACCCCCGGACGTCACCTGAAGGACACACGCAGGGCGTCGCGATGTGCGTCGCCCGTTTTGTCAGCTGTTGTGCTGCGGGGAGGAAGCAGGAGCAGGCAGACAGCCGGGCCGCGGGCTCCTGTCCCCCGAAGTGA